Proteins from a genomic interval of Psychrobacter urativorans:
- a CDS encoding fasciclin domain-containing protein codes for MLKKTLLPLAIAMAALSLAACNDKKAAEPVDETVTVVEPEVAAEPQTTAEATPAVDPMAETAATQSIAEIAAANPDLSILTAALKAAGLDTMMMDAGTYTVFAPTDEAFAALLTKLNVTKEELLANTDLLKKVLPYHVVPMVVKAADIPYGQEIKTVNGQSFTISDANVITDASGDTANIVGTDIMATNGVVHVIDTVLLPKE; via the coding sequence ATGTTAAAAAAGACTTTATTACCTTTAGCTATCGCTATGGCAGCATTATCCTTAGCCGCTTGTAACGATAAAAAAGCAGCAGAACCAGTAGATGAAACGGTAACTGTTGTTGAACCAGAAGTTGCCGCTGAACCTCAAACTACGGCTGAAGCTACTCCTGCCGTTGATCCTATGGCTGAAACGGCTGCTACGCAAAGTATCGCTGAAATCGCAGCAGCAAATCCTGATCTGTCAATCTTGACAGCGGCACTAAAAGCGGCTGGTCTTGATACGATGATGATGGACGCAGGCACATATACGGTCTTTGCACCTACTGATGAAGCATTTGCTGCATTATTGACCAAACTGAACGTGACTAAAGAAGAGTTATTGGCAAATACCGATTTGCTGAAAAAAGTACTGCCGTATCACGTCGTTCCTATGGTCGTAAAAGCAGCTGATATTCCTTACGGTCAAGAAATCAAAACGGTAAACGGTCAGTCATTTACTATCAGTGATGCTAATGTTATCACTGACGCTAGCGGTGACACGGCTAATATCGTTGGTACTGACATTATGGCTACTAATGGCGTTGTCCACGTTATCGATACCGTACTGTTACCAAAAGAATAA
- a CDS encoding alanine/glycine:cation symporter family protein: MEGLVNLVNGIIWSPALIYLCLGAGLFYSIMTRFVQVRLFGEMIKLLFSGKSSDQGISSFQALAVSLAGRVGMGNIAGVAAAIGFGGPGAVFWMWIVAFLGASTAYVESTLAQIYKEKDVVTGEYRGGPAYYFERALGQRWYGIVFAVASILACGMFLPGVQANGVISAFAQVMGEGTVMNVAGLEVGSMRLLALGIILVVLGIIIFGGIKRIATFTEFAVPFMAIGYIGLALIVMFTNYEMIPQVFGTIIGDAFTAQAGFGAAIGWGVKRGIYSNEAGQGTGPHAAAAAEVEHPAQQGLVQAFSVYVDTLLVCSATAFMIITMGTYNIQGTLPDGQFIVQNVAAATEINSPAFTQMAMESVYGVYGNTFIAIAVFFFAFTTILAYYYIAEVNVAYLTRFISRGAHKKGVFLVKILIMAMVAYGGLNSAGYIWAIGDIGVGLMAWLNIVGILVIFFVAKPTLTILKDYEAQRKAGVKKYTFDPAKFGIKNAPYWEERHLREEAALKHDSLHKEPKL, from the coding sequence ATGGAAGGTTTAGTCAATTTAGTAAATGGAATTATTTGGAGCCCAGCGCTGATTTATTTATGCTTAGGCGCAGGTCTTTTTTACTCCATCATGACGCGCTTTGTGCAAGTGCGCTTGTTTGGTGAAATGATAAAATTACTGTTCTCAGGTAAATCAAGTGACCAAGGTATTTCGTCGTTTCAGGCGCTAGCAGTATCATTAGCTGGTCGTGTGGGTATGGGTAACATCGCAGGGGTCGCCGCAGCGATCGGCTTTGGTGGTCCCGGTGCGGTATTTTGGATGTGGATTGTGGCATTCTTAGGCGCATCTACCGCTTATGTCGAATCGACACTGGCTCAGATTTATAAAGAAAAAGACGTGGTCACTGGCGAATATCGTGGTGGTCCTGCGTATTACTTTGAGCGCGCACTGGGTCAACGCTGGTACGGTATTGTCTTCGCTGTTGCTTCTATCTTAGCTTGCGGTATGTTCTTACCCGGTGTGCAAGCGAATGGCGTTATTAGTGCCTTCGCGCAGGTCATGGGTGAAGGGACTGTGATGAATGTCGCAGGCTTAGAAGTTGGCTCTATGCGTTTATTGGCTCTAGGTATCATTCTAGTGGTCTTAGGTATCATCATCTTTGGTGGTATTAAGCGTATTGCAACCTTTACTGAGTTCGCTGTACCCTTTATGGCTATTGGCTATATTGGTCTTGCCTTAATCGTCATGTTTACAAACTACGAGATGATTCCACAAGTATTTGGCACCATCATTGGCGACGCCTTTACCGCACAAGCAGGCTTTGGTGCTGCAATCGGTTGGGGTGTTAAACGGGGTATTTACTCTAACGAAGCCGGTCAAGGTACAGGTCCTCACGCTGCTGCTGCCGCTGAAGTTGAGCATCCTGCGCAGCAAGGTTTGGTACAGGCATTTTCAGTCTATGTAGATACCTTATTAGTATGTTCTGCTACCGCCTTTATGATTATCACGATGGGCACGTATAACATTCAAGGTACACTACCTGACGGTCAGTTTATCGTCCAAAACGTTGCTGCTGCTACTGAGATTAACTCGCCAGCATTTACCCAAATGGCGATGGAATCGGTCTATGGTGTATATGGCAATACCTTTATCGCGATTGCTGTATTCTTCTTCGCCTTTACCACCATTTTGGCTTACTACTATATCGCTGAAGTAAACGTGGCTTATCTCACGCGCTTTATCAGCCGTGGCGCTCATAAGAAAGGTGTCTTTTTAGTTAAAATCTTGATTATGGCGATGGTTGCCTATGGTGGCTTAAACTCAGCCGGTTATATCTGGGCGATTGGTGATATTGGTGTTGGTCTGATGGCGTGGCTCAATATCGTTGGTATCTTAGTCATCTTCTTTGTGGCAAAACCAACCTTAACGATACTCAAAGACTACGAAGCACAGCGTAAAGCTGGCGTGAAAAAATATACCTTTGATCCTGCTAAATTCGGTATCAAAAACGCACCGTATTGGGAAGAGCGTCATCTAAGAGAGGAAGCAGCGCTTAAGCATGATTCTCTACATAAAGAACCTAAGCTGTAA
- a CDS encoding LemA family protein, translating into MTRHSIVKPILLSVVLAISTVGLTGCGYNNLQAQDEQVTASWSEVVNQYQRRSDLVPNLVKVVQQYADQEKDVFTQVAEARSRAGGITITPEVLNDPQAMERYAEAQAQMGSALSRLMAVSERYPELKSDKLFQDLQAQLEGTENRITVARNRYIQEVQSYNTTVRQFPTNITAKVFGMQAKPNFTVVNEKEISTAPTVDFGDKK; encoded by the coding sequence ATGACGCGTCACTCTATCGTAAAACCGATATTACTATCAGTAGTTTTAGCAATCTCAACCGTCGGCTTAACTGGCTGTGGCTATAACAATCTACAGGCGCAAGACGAGCAAGTAACGGCTTCTTGGTCAGAGGTGGTCAATCAATACCAACGTCGAAGTGACTTGGTGCCAAACTTAGTCAAAGTCGTGCAGCAATACGCGGACCAAGAAAAAGACGTTTTCACCCAAGTGGCAGAAGCGCGTTCACGTGCCGGTGGCATTACAATAACGCCAGAAGTGCTGAACGATCCCCAAGCCATGGAGCGTTATGCAGAAGCGCAAGCGCAAATGGGCAGTGCCTTATCACGATTAATGGCAGTATCTGAGCGCTATCCTGAGCTAAAATCTGATAAATTATTCCAAGATTTGCAGGCGCAGTTAGAAGGTACAGAAAACCGAATCACTGTCGCCCGTAATCGCTATATCCAAGAAGTGCAAAGTTACAATACAACGGTGCGCCAATTCCCAACCAATATCACCGCGAAGGTCTTTGGTATGCAAGCTAAACCAAACTTTACGGTAGTCAATGAGAAAGAAATTTCTACTGCGCCAACTGTGGATTTTGGTGACAAAAAATAA
- a CDS encoding TPM domain-containing protein produces the protein MNNSKALISALLFTLSAFGATALNAAPNDIAVAADGTASNSAINGQNRSVEDLVALAKAGEGNEAINDAVLGNDAVSGAVLGNDALNPNVANTANNSAANTAAKPANLPPITSSAASVDADKLILNSPVVDQANLLSAAHKQRLTEQLQSIYRQGLAQAALVIVPTTNGLPIFDYSLKVADKWKLGSKDVDDGLLIVMAVNDRTIYILTGYGLEGVLPDAAVNRIIREDITPYFKQNDYAGGLSAGISSLETRLNADPEVLARADAQAAERSSAQQGSDDSPSSIVLFIMAMIFGQFITSIFGRVFGSVLTAGGFVAGSLALGGGFFMTIIMAIFIWLFLIARGGGGGRGGRGGGGGGMVFLPGLGGGSSGGGFGGGGFGGGGFGGGGGGFGGGGAGGSW, from the coding sequence ATGAATAATTCAAAAGCACTCATATCAGCATTACTGTTCACGCTTAGCGCATTCGGTGCCACAGCGCTGAATGCCGCGCCGAATGACATTGCTGTCGCTGCTGATGGCACCGCCTCTAACAGTGCTATAAATGGGCAGAATCGTAGCGTTGAGGACTTGGTTGCGCTTGCTAAGGCAGGCGAGGGCAATGAAGCGATTAATGATGCCGTGCTTGGTAATGACGCCGTTAGCGGTGCTGTACTGGGTAACGATGCGCTCAATCCTAATGTTGCTAATACAGCTAATAATAGTGCTGCTAATACGGCTGCAAAACCTGCAAATCTGCCACCGATTACATCCAGTGCTGCTAGCGTCGATGCGGATAAACTCATCTTGAATTCGCCTGTAGTAGATCAGGCTAATCTATTAAGTGCAGCGCATAAACAACGTCTCACTGAGCAGCTACAAAGTATCTATCGGCAAGGTTTGGCACAAGCGGCGTTAGTAATTGTACCGACAACGAACGGTCTTCCTATCTTTGACTATTCGCTAAAAGTGGCTGATAAATGGAAGCTTGGTAGCAAGGATGTTGACGATGGCTTGCTCATCGTTATGGCAGTTAATGACCGTACGATTTATATCTTGACCGGTTACGGACTAGAAGGCGTCCTGCCAGATGCGGCAGTCAACCGCATTATCCGTGAAGATATTACCCCTTATTTTAAACAAAACGACTATGCAGGAGGTCTATCGGCTGGTATCAGTAGCCTTGAGACGCGCTTGAATGCTGACCCTGAGGTGTTGGCACGCGCAGACGCACAAGCTGCTGAGCGCAGTAGCGCCCAACAAGGCTCAGATGACAGCCCGTCATCGATAGTATTGTTTATTATGGCTATGATATTTGGGCAGTTTATTACCAGTATCTTTGGGCGGGTCTTTGGTTCGGTCTTAACCGCAGGCGGTTTCGTTGCTGGCTCGTTAGCGTTGGGTGGTGGGTTCTTTATGACCATCATTATGGCGATATTTATCTGGCTATTTTTGATTGCCCGTGGTGGTGGCGGTGGTCGAGGTGGACGCGGCGGCGGTGGTGGGGGTATGGTCTTTTTACCGGGCTTAGGTGGCGGTAGTAGTGGCGGCGGCTTCGGCGGCGGTGGATTTGGAGGCGGTGGTTTCGGCGGAGGCGGCGGCGGCTTTGGTGGCGGCGGTGCAGGCGGCTCGTGGTAG
- a CDS encoding TPM domain-containing protein: MAKDNLPTSQASFARWWRQVLFVPMLHSKWLTHDVRARLTTKVTAAERGHRGEVFLIIENHLPIHSAYHMNCHERAIELFSAYRVWDTEENTGVLVYVNICEQNLEIVADRGISAHVSPTVWRAMCDKAIAGLANQKVEGSLTDLLDEIGQLLSQYYYLEHDPSGNELSDTVVFLK, from the coding sequence ATGGCAAAAGACAACTTACCCACATCACAGGCGAGCTTTGCGCGCTGGTGGCGTCAAGTCTTGTTTGTTCCGATGCTGCATAGCAAATGGCTGACACATGACGTCAGGGCGCGCTTGACCACGAAAGTCACGGCAGCAGAGCGTGGTCATCGCGGTGAGGTGTTTTTAATCATCGAAAACCATCTGCCGATTCATTCGGCATATCATATGAATTGTCATGAGCGTGCTATTGAATTATTCAGTGCCTATCGGGTATGGGATACGGAAGAAAATACAGGCGTGTTGGTGTACGTCAATATCTGTGAGCAGAATTTAGAGATTGTCGCCGATCGTGGTATCAGTGCCCACGTTAGCCCGACCGTATGGCGGGCGATGTGCGATAAGGCGATTGCGGGTCTTGCCAACCAAAAAGTCGAAGGCAGTCTGACTGATTTATTAGATGAGATAGGACAACTATTAAGCCAATATTATTATTTAGAACATGACCCTTCGGGAAATGAGCTGTCAGATACAGTGGTCTTTCTCAAGTAA
- a CDS encoding SIR2 family NAD-dependent protein deacylase: MLAELTPELILQVQRAAALLRTAQRICILTGAGVSAESGIPTFRDKQTGFWAQYRAEDLASPEGFLREPELVWAWYQWRRELVQDKTPNPAHQALAQWQHNAHSANQEFTLITQNVDDLHEQAGSTVTHLHGHLWRNRCSQCHAPYVAPLASTEDKVCFGVALLNCESCGGYIRPDIVWFGESLPIDAWQTAEAAAANCEVFISIGTSSLVYPAAGLAQLARQNGATVIEINPNPNTQSDTIVDIILAEKAGIVLPILLEQMTSQ; encoded by the coding sequence ATGTTAGCAGAATTAACGCCAGAGTTAATCCTTCAAGTGCAACGCGCGGCGGCATTATTACGTACGGCCCAGCGTATTTGTATTTTAACAGGCGCTGGCGTATCGGCAGAAAGTGGTATCCCTACGTTTCGCGATAAACAAACAGGCTTTTGGGCGCAGTATCGTGCCGAAGATCTCGCCAGTCCGGAAGGTTTTCTTCGTGAGCCTGAACTGGTATGGGCATGGTATCAATGGCGTCGAGAGTTGGTGCAAGACAAGACACCCAATCCGGCACATCAAGCATTAGCACAGTGGCAACACAACGCTCATTCAGCCAATCAAGAGTTTACGTTAATCACCCAAAATGTTGACGACTTACATGAGCAAGCCGGCAGTACGGTAACTCATTTGCATGGGCATCTATGGCGTAATCGTTGTAGTCAATGCCACGCGCCTTACGTTGCGCCTTTAGCATCAACTGAGGACAAAGTTTGCTTTGGTGTCGCTTTACTAAATTGTGAGTCGTGTGGCGGTTATATCCGTCCAGATATTGTCTGGTTCGGTGAGTCGTTACCCATAGACGCATGGCAAACCGCAGAAGCTGCCGCCGCCAATTGTGAGGTCTTTATCAGTATCGGCACGTCGAGTTTGGTCTATCCTGCCGCAGGACTGGCGCAATTAGCACGGCAAAACGGCGCAACGGTTATTGAGATTAATCCCAATCCTAACACACAGTCCGATACTATCGTCGATATCATACTTGCCGAAAAAGCAGGGATAGTGCTGCCAATATTACTAGAACAAATGACCAGTCAATAA
- a CDS encoding type I restriction-modification system subunit M, which translates to MTTHNYSHTAAFIWSVADLLRGDFKQSQYGRIILPFTLLRRLECVLSDHKEAVVEKYDVIKDQAIPEEMQEKQLTRISKRAFYNTSPMDLSKLGQSDIKDNLSSYIQAFSKDAREIFEYFKFEEFVGQLNDANLLYKVVQLFANIDLSPEKISNHDMGFVFEELIRKFAESSNETAGEHFTPRDIVRLTTALVFMEDDAALTEDGIIRTIYDPTAGTGGFLSSGMEYVLELNPDAVMRTFGQELNPESYAICKADMLIKGQDVSRIKLGNTLSNDQLANEQFDYMLSNPPFGVDWKKISTEISDEHTQKGFDGRFGAGLPRVSDGSLLFLMHLLSKMQNTSVNSEQSKANEQQGSRIGIILNGSPLFTGGAGSGESEIRRYILEADLLEAIIALPNDMFYNTGIATYIWILSNKKADERRGQVQLIDGSNLYSKMRKSLGSKRNEMSEDDIRTITKSFGDFEVVDARVLDKPEEVKSNRGRQSANPKAEPAKTFASKIFQTHEFGYRRLTIERPLRLSAQLTDSAIDSLRYAQKPFDMVMPALYEKFGSDWTTDSDNHSYGDLSAVTVDARAMIKADFSELKEGQVKDVLDAKIWQTQLALMNKAKALQSAIGGSQSDDFNEFDKVFKQALKDTGINLDTKEKKQLIDAITWKNPNAEPVIKKAVKAANPLYGAFSYTPALTNQQADKPAKIVEFQPDGDLRDYENVPLDPSMTTTALIEAYFAREVQPHVPDAWINADKVDAIDAEIGVVGYEIPFNRHFYVYEPPRALADIDADLDAVSMEIMQLLGEVHS; encoded by the coding sequence ATGACCACTCATAATTACTCTCATACAGCGGCTTTCATTTGGTCAGTCGCTGACCTGTTGCGCGGCGATTTTAAGCAATCACAGTACGGGCGCATTATTCTGCCCTTTACCTTATTGCGCCGCTTAGAGTGCGTATTGAGTGATCACAAAGAAGCCGTCGTTGAGAAGTATGACGTTATCAAAGACCAAGCCATACCAGAGGAAATGCAAGAGAAGCAGCTGACCCGTATCAGTAAGCGCGCTTTTTATAACACCTCGCCAATGGATCTAAGCAAGCTTGGGCAAAGTGACATCAAGGACAATTTAAGCAGCTACATTCAGGCATTCTCTAAAGATGCACGGGAGATATTTGAGTATTTTAAATTCGAAGAGTTTGTCGGTCAGTTAAACGATGCCAATTTGCTATATAAAGTGGTGCAACTGTTTGCCAATATTGATCTGAGTCCTGAGAAGATATCCAATCATGACATGGGTTTTGTGTTTGAAGAGCTGATCCGTAAGTTTGCCGAAAGCTCAAACGAGACAGCAGGGGAGCATTTTACCCCGCGCGATATCGTACGCTTGACTACTGCTTTAGTATTTATGGAAGATGACGCGGCGCTGACTGAAGACGGTATCATCCGCACCATTTATGACCCTACAGCGGGTACGGGCGGCTTTCTGTCTTCTGGTATGGAGTATGTGCTGGAGTTAAACCCTGATGCGGTTATGCGTACCTTTGGGCAAGAGCTGAACCCTGAGTCTTATGCCATCTGTAAAGCTGATATGTTGATTAAAGGTCAGGACGTTAGCCGCATTAAGCTCGGCAATACCTTATCCAATGACCAACTGGCAAATGAGCAGTTCGACTACATGCTATCCAATCCGCCATTCGGTGTGGACTGGAAAAAGATATCGACTGAAATCAGCGATGAGCATACGCAAAAAGGCTTTGATGGTCGCTTTGGTGCGGGCTTGCCGCGCGTGTCTGATGGTTCATTATTGTTCCTGATGCACTTATTAAGCAAGATGCAGAACACAAGTGTCAATAGTGAACAGAGCAAAGCCAATGAGCAACAGGGCAGCCGTATCGGTATCATCCTAAACGGTTCACCGCTATTTACTGGCGGCGCGGGTAGTGGTGAAAGTGAGATTCGCCGTTATATCCTTGAAGCCGACTTATTAGAAGCCATTATCGCCTTGCCAAACGATATGTTCTATAACACGGGCATTGCCACCTACATCTGGATATTAAGCAATAAGAAAGCAGATGAGCGCCGTGGGCAAGTGCAACTGATTGATGGTAGTAATCTATACAGCAAGATGCGTAAATCACTTGGCTCAAAGCGTAATGAGATGAGCGAAGACGATATAAGAACGATTACCAAAAGCTTTGGTGACTTTGAAGTGGTCGATGCGCGCGTACTCGATAAGCCAGAAGAGGTTAAGTCGAACCGTGGTCGCCAATCGGCAAACCCAAAAGCCGAACCGGCGAAAACCTTTGCCAGTAAAATCTTTCAAACCCATGAATTTGGCTATCGCCGCTTAACCATTGAGCGCCCATTACGCCTATCGGCACAGCTGACGGATAGCGCCATTGATAGCCTACGCTATGCGCAAAAACCCTTTGATATGGTCATGCCAGCGCTCTATGAGAAGTTTGGTAGTGATTGGACGACTGACAGCGATAACCATAGCTATGGCGACTTATCTGCCGTGACAGTTGATGCGCGCGCGATGATAAAGGCAGACTTTAGCGAGCTGAAAGAAGGTCAAGTCAAAGACGTGCTAGATGCCAAGATATGGCAGACGCAACTTGCGCTGATGAATAAAGCCAAAGCCTTGCAGTCGGCTATTGGTGGCAGCCAATCTGATGACTTTAATGAGTTTGATAAAGTGTTTAAGCAAGCGTTAAAAGACACTGGTATTAACTTAGACACCAAAGAGAAAAAACAGCTGATAGATGCCATCACGTGGAAGAATCCCAATGCTGAGCCAGTCATCAAAAAGGCGGTCAAGGCTGCCAATCCGCTGTATGGTGCGTTTAGCTATACACCCGCCCTGACTAATCAACAAGCGGACAAGCCCGCCAAAATCGTTGAGTTCCAGCCAGATGGTGACTTGCGTGATTATGAAAACGTACCGCTTGACCCAAGCATGACCACCACCGCGCTGATTGAAGCGTACTTCGCGCGTGAGGTGCAGCCACATGTGCCAGATGCGTGGATTAATGCCGATAAGGTCGATGCTATCGATGCAGAGATTGGCGTGGTCGGCTATGAAATACCATTTAACCGTCATTTCTATGTGTATGAGCCACCGCGCGCGCTTGCCGATATTGATGCGGACTTGGATGCGGTGAGTATGGAAATCATGCAGTTATTGGGTGAGGTGCATTCGTAA
- a CDS encoding restriction endonuclease subunit S — MAKYQYYTEHKETGFEWLKTIPEHWKLTYSKWLFKDRNEKAIPSDEMLTASQKYGVIPQKLFMEMEQQKVVLVFKGHDILKHVEKNDFVISMRSFQGGIEYCNYVGAVSSAYVPLEPQGRISTRYFKYLFKSRPYIQALQATTNLVRDGQALRYSNFLQVHIPVLPFEEAESIGLFLDFETAQIDILIEKQQTLIKLLKEKRQAVISHAVTKGLNPDAPMKDSGVEWLGEVPEHWEVKKLKYLIIEPLQYGANEAAEEIDPTQPRFVRITDVLPNGDLKDDTFRSLPEEIAEPYMLTDGDVLLARSGGTVGKSFIYRDSWGKCCFAGYLIKARIDESIVPAQWFYLNTLTDFYWKWIESIQIQATIQNVSADKYNSFVVAIPPLEESHKVILYIKSNLETFDDLINKAEQAIQLMQERRTALISAAVTGKIDVRGWQAPE, encoded by the coding sequence ATGGCTAAGTATCAATATTATACAGAACATAAAGAAACAGGCTTTGAATGGCTAAAGACGATTCCTGAGCATTGGAAACTAACATATAGTAAATGGTTATTCAAAGATAGAAACGAGAAAGCTATACCTTCAGACGAAATGTTGACGGCTTCTCAAAAATATGGAGTTATACCTCAAAAGCTTTTTATGGAAATGGAACAGCAAAAAGTTGTTCTGGTATTTAAAGGTCATGACATACTAAAACATGTTGAAAAAAACGATTTCGTAATCAGTATGCGAAGTTTTCAAGGGGGTATAGAGTACTGTAACTATGTCGGTGCGGTAAGCTCAGCTTACGTTCCTCTTGAGCCTCAAGGTAGAATAAGCACCCGTTACTTCAAATATCTATTTAAAAGCAGACCTTATATACAAGCTCTTCAAGCTACTACGAATCTTGTTAGAGATGGTCAAGCACTCAGATACAGTAATTTTCTACAAGTCCATATTCCAGTACTTCCTTTTGAAGAAGCAGAATCTATTGGTTTATTCCTCGACTTTGAAACCGCCCAAATCGACATCCTAATCGAGAAACAGCAAACCTTAATCAAGCTATTAAAAGAAAAGCGCCAAGCGGTCATCAGTCATGCGGTGACCAAAGGCTTAAACCCTGACGCGCCAATGAAAGATTCTGGGGTGGAATGGTTGGGGGAAGTGCCGGAGCATTGGGAGGTTAAGAAATTAAAATATTTAATTATTGAGCCTTTGCAGTATGGAGCTAACGAGGCAGCAGAAGAGATTGATCCGACTCAACCAAGATTCGTAAGAATAACTGATGTGTTGCCTAATGGTGACTTGAAAGATGATACTTTTAGATCGCTACCTGAGGAAATTGCTGAGCCATACATGCTAACAGATGGCGATGTATTACTGGCTAGAAGCGGTGGCACTGTAGGTAAAAGCTTTATTTATAGAGATTCTTGGGGTAAGTGTTGTTTTGCAGGATATCTCATTAAGGCAAGAATTGATGAGAGTATAGTTCCAGCGCAGTGGTTTTATTTAAATACGCTGACTGATTTTTATTGGAAATGGATTGAGAGTATTCAGATTCAAGCGACAATTCAAAATGTCAGTGCAGATAAATATAACTCATTCGTTGTTGCTATACCTCCACTAGAAGAGAGCCATAAGGTTATCCTTTATATTAAATCCAATTTAGAAACTTTTGATGATTTAATTAATAAGGCTGAACAAGCCATCCAACTCATGCAAGAACGCCGCACCGCTTTAATATCTGCCGCTGTCACGGGTAAGATTGATGTGAGAGGCTGGCAAGCGCCTGAGTAA